In Bacillota bacterium, the genomic window CAGCCCAAAGGAACGGGTGGCGGGCCGCCGCCGCCAGTGCCAGGGCCGACAGGCCCGCGCCGGCGGCCAGGTAGACGAACTGCCGCAGCGTGAGCCTCCCGCCGATCACCTTCTCCTCGCCCCGCGGCGCCAGCATGGGCACCTCGTGGTTCACCCCACAACCCTCCCTAACCGCCGAGCACCACGCCCAGCACCACTTTCACCAGGATCACGGGGCCGAAGACCAGCGCCGCACCCAGCAGGGTCTTGTAGACACCCTGCATCGCCTCCGCCCGCGTCCTGCCATCCTGGGCGGTCATCACCACATAGCCCTGCCAGGCCAGCATCACCGCGGCCACCAGCGCGCCCACCACCATGAGCAGGTTGAGCACGCGCTGGAGGATCTCCACCAGCCTCTGCTGGCCCTCGCCGACTCCGGCGGGAGGCCGCGGAGGCTGCGGCATCACGATCTCACCCTCCGCCAGCGCCTGCCCCGCCAGCCCGAGCACGAACGCGGCCAGCACCGCCAGGAAAAGGAGCCTCTTGGCCAACTCCATCACCCCCTCTCGCGCTGCTTCCCAGAGATTCCCGCAGCCACCAACCGGCGGGCCGCTTCGGTGAACCCCGACTCCCGCTCCCGAAAGGCCAGCCCCGCATACCACCAGCCGCCGGCCCAGGGGAAGCAGCCCCGCACCTCGCAGCGCGCCTCGCGCCCCTCCATCCCCAGCACCACCTCGGCGCCCTCGGGAACGGGGCGCCAGAGCGCCACCCGCGCGCCGCCCTCGCTGAGGTCTTGCACCACGCCCTCCAGGCAGATGCCCCCGGCGAGCAGCACACGGGCAGGCACCGAAACCCGGTGGCGCGGAGCCCTGGTCACGGAGGCTACGCTCAGGGTCACCGCCAGCGGCTGGCCCTCCACCACTCGCTCGCGGAAGAAGAACTCCTGCCCCGCCCGGTGCCGGCGCACCACCACCTCGTCGCCCGGCGCCACCCGCAGCAGCGACCGGGGCTTGAGCAGCAGCGCCCCGTCGTATGCCAGCACCGCGCACCACACCGCACCCGGCGGGGCCACCACCAGCACCTGCTCGCCCGGACGGGGAAGACCGATGAACACTCGTTGGTTGTTTTCCAAGATCCCATTTCCCCTTTCTGCTGCCAGGCCCGGCCGGCTCACTACCTGCCGCTTAAGACCCGGCACCTCTCGAAGTGGCAGC contains:
- a CDS encoding pilin, producing the protein MAKRLLFLAVLAAFVLGLAGQALAEGEIVMPQPPRPPAGVGEGQQRLVEILQRVLNLLMVVGALVAAVMLAWQGYVVMTAQDGRTRAEAMQGVYKTLLGAALVFGPVILVKVVLGVVLGG
- a CDS encoding PilZ domain-containing protein, which encodes MENNQRVFIGLPRPGEQVLVVAPPGAVWCAVLAYDGALLLKPRSLLRVAPGDEVVVRRHRAGQEFFFRERVVEGQPLAVTLSVASVTRAPRHRVSVPARVLLAGGICLEGVVQDLSEGGARVALWRPVPEGAEVVLGMEGREARCEVRGCFPWAGGWWYAGLAFRERESGFTEAARRLVAAGISGKQRERG